The Thermovirga sp. genome contains the following window.
CTCAGCTGATTTCACCGCCGTGACGTTCCCCACGGTGACGAAATATTTTTCAAGCAGTTTTCGGAATCTGCCTGCTTTTTCAAGGCGTCGCATGCCATCCAAAGGTAAAACTCTGTCGGGGTCCTCGGTAGCATGGACCAAGTCATAGCCACCGTGGGCGACTTCGTAATCACCTTTATTGAGGTTGTCCAAACCCGCCAGGGAATAGGCACACCATTTGGAAGCGTTGTGAGCCTCAATCCGGTCGGGGTTACCTCTTGGGACTATGCCCCCCTCCGTACCGATGGCAATAAGGGCTTCCTCAAGGTTCACGACGGGAGGCGCTGGCGGGACGAGGTCATAAACCGGCATGGGCAGTTCCGTCTCGAAGGGCTCGCCGTGGACTTTCTTGAGGAGCATGGATACGGCCCTTTTCGATCCTCGCTCTTTTCTTCGGAAGTTTATCCGGACCCCACGGGGGTGATATCCTTCCTCTTCCGGACTCCCTATCTCATCTCCATCAAGAAGACGAAGGCCAAAGCGGATCATCTCTGAAACGACCATGCCGATTTTTCTCGCCGAATCTCCCGTCTTCAAAACGTAAGTCGTCCTTTTCGCTACATCCACCCCAGGGTTTGTCTCATGCATTCCAGAGACCGCGATCAGCCCCAATCGCGATGAAACGCGGTCACAAAGAGTCCCGCAAGCGGTTCCGTAACGCCCGGCACCGAAGGCCGGGCCCGCGAAAAGAAGGTCCGCGTCAACTTCTTTTATCCAGGGGAGAACGGTTTTTTCGAATTCCTCGAGATTTTCCGCAGCAAAGTTGTCCCCACAGATCACAGTTCGCACGACCTCGAGACGGCCACCGGAAGCTTCTTCGATCTGCTTGCCGAAACCCACCGGCTTGTCTTCAAACCAGGGTTCAATGCCCGCTTTTTCTTCACCTCCGATGCCGGCAAAGAACTGGTTGATATAGTGAACGACCCTGTACTTTTTCATCTTCCCTGCACCATCCCTCATATTGCCCTTGTGGAGAGGTTTTCCATCCCCAGTTCGTTGGTGGAGCCCATTATGCCGGCTATCTCCATGTTTATAGAACCATCTTTCAAAAGGCTTCCCGAATGGCCGCCGGTGATCACTTCTATAGTCTCCAGGTGGCCGATGACCTTTTCCATCGGGGGCAATACCACGCGCTCGTTCCCGTTGCCGTTGGTGACAACTGCATCGGCTTCCGGGGAAACATCGGCAAGCCCGGGCGACGCCCCGTCGCCTCCGGCGTATTCGTCGGTCACGATGACGGTCTTGATGCCAGCCTGTTCTAGAATACTGGCCGTAAGCATCAGATCACACTCGGGATTGCCACCCCCGTCCTCGGCG
Protein-coding sequences here:
- a CDS encoding glycine/betaine/sarcosine/D-proline family reductase selenoprotein B; protein product: MKKYRVVHYINQFFAGIGGEEKAGIEPWFEDKPVGFGKQIEEASGGRLEVVRTVICGDNFAAENLEEFEKTVLPWIKEVDADLLFAGPAFGAGRYGTACGTLCDRVSSRLGLIAVSGMHETNPGVDVAKRTTYVLKTGDSARKIGMVVSEMIRFGLRLLDGDEIGSPEEEGYHPRGVRINFRRKERGSKRAVSMLLKKVHGEPFETELPMPVYDLVPPAPPVVNLEEALIAIGTEGGIVPRGNPDRIEAHNASKWCAYSLAGLDNLNKGDYEVAHGGYDLVHATEDPDRVLPLDGMRRLEKAGRFRKLLEKYFVTVGNVTAVKSAERYGREIAAMLHDEGVDGVVMTSTUGTGTRCGATLAREIERSGIPTALITAIPSIALTVGANRIVQGVAIPHPVGSITEDSYEAEMEIRMEILERALNALCTPITEQTVFRRGEQVEVAGTEKR